From Streptomyces chrestomyceticus JCM 4735, one genomic window encodes:
- a CDS encoding cation-translocating P-type ATPase → MAVETGARNHRAVQPERWYARSPEEVAAAMGVDPAVGVSAARAAELLDRNGPNALPAEEPEPGWRRFLAQYRSYMQIILVVAAVVSLLITEWGTAGILLALTVLNAVIGMRQAGKAESAMNALKSMMKATARVRRDGKEAEIPAEQVVVGDVVLLTAGNEVPADGRIIAASALQIDEATLTGESAPVAKEARTLPGDRLGPADQSNMAFMNTPVTHGSGTVIITATGADTELGTISGMLSATPEEASPLTKELDRLTLWIAAAAGLTMIAMFALGRSRGEAWDVLFVSAVALAIAAIPEALPTVAQTILSIGAVNLAKGHAIVKGLPSVETLGFTSALNSDKTGTLTMNQVTAVEVLTPTDRYTVSGSGYGLEGKVHHAAGSSDSIEQAVLPYLVASDAVLVDGKVVGDPTEGALVVLCHKAGLDIDGTRERLPRMATLPFDPTYKLMATFNAASDAAGRPVVRCFVKGAAPAVTARAATALSDGRSFPWDAGLRQRAQVHEDRMARQGKRVMAAAVRDLDPERFDPAGDLLSHVTELQMTSLVGMVDPPRAQSRAAVAAAQAARIRVRMVTGDDVTTGAAIAEQLGIEGDAVLGADFAALSEPERLVAIENIGVLGRVAPEHKVLLADTLKKKGDVVAMTGDGVNDAPAIKAADVGIAMGSGTEVAKNASQMILSDDNFATIVSAVEQGRKIYDNLTKYIRFVLVLLVVFVLTFLGAALFNIAAGEPFTAAQVLWIHFFVNAAFGFALGFDRESPGLMARSPRPRGEPVLTTGVMITVGAAGLAISIGLLCMIQLGRSLYDSLPIGNSIAFTAFALCLIVAALECRSETGTVLTTASFDSKQMNRALLIEVVLAVAVTQMDLFHRLLGTTELDLRHFAWALVPAAALLVLWELGKLVARGRGGVR, encoded by the coding sequence ATGGCTGTGGAAACAGGGGCCCGGAACCATCGAGCAGTCCAGCCCGAGCGGTGGTACGCGCGTTCGCCGGAGGAGGTCGCGGCGGCCATGGGGGTGGACCCGGCGGTGGGAGTCTCCGCGGCGCGCGCCGCGGAGCTGCTGGACCGGAACGGCCCGAACGCGTTGCCGGCGGAGGAGCCCGAGCCGGGCTGGCGGCGGTTCCTGGCCCAGTACCGCAGCTACATGCAGATCATCCTGGTCGTCGCCGCGGTGGTGTCCCTGCTGATCACGGAGTGGGGGACCGCCGGGATCCTGCTGGCCCTGACGGTGCTCAACGCGGTGATCGGCATGCGGCAGGCCGGCAAGGCCGAGAGCGCCATGAACGCCCTCAAGTCGATGATGAAGGCGACCGCCCGGGTACGCCGGGACGGCAAGGAAGCCGAGATCCCCGCCGAACAGGTGGTGGTCGGCGATGTCGTGCTCCTCACGGCCGGAAACGAGGTACCGGCGGACGGTCGCATCATCGCGGCCAGCGCGCTGCAGATCGACGAGGCGACACTGACAGGCGAGAGCGCGCCCGTCGCCAAGGAAGCGCGGACCTTGCCCGGTGACCGGCTGGGACCGGCGGATCAGTCGAACATGGCGTTCATGAACACCCCTGTCACGCACGGCAGCGGCACCGTCATCATCACGGCCACCGGGGCCGACACCGAACTCGGCACCATCTCCGGCATGCTCTCCGCCACGCCCGAAGAGGCGTCGCCGCTGACCAAGGAGCTGGACCGGCTCACCCTGTGGATCGCGGCGGCGGCCGGCCTGACGATGATCGCGATGTTCGCCCTGGGGCGCAGCCGCGGCGAAGCCTGGGACGTGCTCTTCGTGAGCGCCGTCGCCCTGGCCATCGCGGCCATCCCGGAGGCACTGCCCACGGTGGCGCAGACCATCCTCTCCATCGGGGCCGTCAACCTCGCCAAGGGGCACGCGATCGTGAAGGGCCTGCCGTCGGTGGAAACCCTGGGCTTCACCTCGGCCCTCAACTCCGACAAGACCGGCACCCTGACGATGAACCAGGTGACGGCCGTGGAAGTGCTGACGCCGACGGACCGCTACACCGTCTCCGGCAGCGGGTACGGCCTGGAAGGCAAGGTGCACCACGCCGCGGGCAGTTCGGACTCCATCGAGCAGGCGGTGCTGCCTTATCTGGTCGCCTCCGACGCCGTACTCGTCGACGGCAAGGTGGTCGGAGATCCTACGGAGGGCGCACTGGTCGTCCTCTGCCACAAGGCCGGCCTGGACATCGACGGCACCCGTGAGCGCCTGCCCCGGATGGCCACTCTGCCGTTCGATCCGACCTACAAGCTGATGGCCACGTTCAACGCGGCGAGCGATGCGGCCGGTCGGCCGGTCGTACGGTGCTTCGTGAAGGGCGCGGCACCGGCGGTGACGGCCCGAGCGGCGACGGCGCTCTCCGACGGCAGGAGTTTCCCGTGGGACGCGGGCCTGCGCCAGCGGGCCCAGGTGCACGAGGACCGGATGGCGCGGCAGGGCAAGCGGGTGATGGCCGCCGCGGTCCGCGATCTGGACCCGGAACGGTTCGACCCCGCCGGTGACCTTCTCAGTCACGTCACCGAACTGCAGATGACAAGCCTGGTGGGGATGGTCGATCCGCCACGGGCCCAGTCCCGGGCCGCGGTCGCCGCCGCGCAGGCGGCCCGCATCCGCGTCCGCATGGTCACCGGGGACGACGTCACCACCGGCGCCGCCATCGCCGAACAACTCGGCATCGAGGGCGACGCCGTCCTCGGCGCGGACTTCGCCGCCCTGTCCGAGCCCGAACGGCTGGTCGCCATCGAGAACATCGGGGTTCTCGGCCGGGTCGCCCCCGAACACAAGGTGCTGCTCGCGGACACCTTGAAGAAGAAGGGCGACGTGGTGGCCATGACGGGGGACGGCGTCAACGACGCCCCGGCGATCAAAGCGGCCGACGTCGGCATCGCCATGGGCTCCGGTACGGAAGTAGCCAAGAACGCCAGTCAAATGATCCTCTCCGACGACAACTTCGCCACCATCGTCTCCGCGGTCGAGCAGGGCCGGAAGATCTACGACAACCTCACCAAGTACATCCGCTTCGTCCTGGTCCTGCTGGTGGTCTTCGTCCTGACGTTCCTCGGCGCCGCCCTGTTCAACATCGCCGCCGGTGAACCGTTCACCGCCGCGCAGGTCCTGTGGATCCACTTCTTCGTCAACGCCGCCTTCGGATTCGCCCTCGGCTTCGACCGGGAGAGCCCGGGCCTCATGGCCCGCAGCCCACGGCCCCGCGGCGAACCGGTGCTCACCACGGGCGTGATGATCACCGTCGGAGCGGCCGGACTCGCCATCAGCATCGGCCTGCTCTGCATGATCCAGCTCGGTCGGTCGCTCTACGACAGCCTTCCCATCGGCAACTCCATCGCGTTCACGGCCTTCGCCCTGTGCCTGATCGTGGCCGCACTCGAATGCCGCAGCGAGACCGGCACCGTACTGACGACCGCCAGCTTCGACAGCAAACAGATGAACCGGGCGCTGCTCATCGAGGTCGTCCTCGCCGTCGCGGTCACACAGATGGACCTCTTCCACCGTCTGCTGGGCACCACCGAACTCGACCTGAGGCACTTCGCGTGGGCCCTCGTACCCGCCGCGGCGCTGCTGGTCCTGTGGGAACTCGGCAAGCTCGTCGCCCGTGGGCGCGGGGGTGTTCGGTGA
- a CDS encoding flavodoxin domain-containing protein: protein MTDKRVLVAYGTQNGGTAGIAEEIAATLEKDGVPAEARSAADVTDVTSYDAIVLGGGLYAGRWHRDARRFARRLKDPLLERPVWCFSSGPLDATATQKDVPPTRAVLRDMSRIEARGHTTFGGRLDPRPQGWLARSMAKRGMAHDWRDFEQIRAWAHSIATDLSKQ, encoded by the coding sequence ATGACCGACAAACGAGTTCTCGTCGCCTACGGCACCCAGAACGGCGGGACTGCCGGCATCGCCGAGGAGATCGCGGCGACACTGGAGAAGGACGGCGTGCCGGCGGAGGCCCGCTCGGCGGCGGATGTCACCGACGTGACCTCGTACGACGCGATCGTGCTGGGCGGCGGCCTGTACGCCGGCCGCTGGCACCGCGACGCCCGCCGCTTCGCCCGCAGGCTCAAGGACCCGCTGCTGGAGCGCCCGGTGTGGTGCTTCAGCAGCGGCCCCCTCGACGCCACCGCGACCCAGAAGGACGTCCCGCCCACCCGCGCGGTGCTGCGCGACATGTCCCGCATCGAGGCACGTGGCCACACGACCTTCGGCGGCCGGCTCGATCCCCGGCCCCAAGGCTGGCTGGCCCGCTCCATGGCCAAACGGGGCATGGCCCACGACTGGCGCGACTTCGAGCAGATCCGCGCGTGGGCGCACAGTATCGCCACCGATCTGAGCAAACAGTGA
- a CDS encoding CBS domain-containing protein, with translation MKHRLIDQIVNRDVVKTLPEAPFKEVTDLPARHAVSGVPVVDRDDKVLGVVSETDLMYRQAVRTTHHARVRTGPALRERPHRTCQVRRLNGP, from the coding sequence ATGAAGCACCGGCTGATCGACCAGATCGTGAACCGCGATGTCGTCAAGACGCTCCCTGAAGCACCGTTCAAGGAGGTCACCGACCTGCCGGCCCGGCACGCCGTCAGCGGAGTGCCCGTCGTGGACCGGGACGACAAGGTGCTGGGCGTCGTCTCCGAAACCGACCTGATGTACCGCCAGGCCGTCAGGACGACGCACCACGCCCGGGTACGTACCGGCCCGGCGCTCCGAGAGCGCCCGCACCGTACGTGCCAAGTCAGGCGCCTGAACGGCCCGTGA
- a CDS encoding phosphoketolase has product MSPAPDLTDDELHALDAHWRAANYLAVGQIYLMGNPLLTEPLRPEHVKPRLLGHWGTSPGLNLVHTHLNRIIKSRDLDALCVWGPGHGGPAVLANSWLEGSYTDTYPDIGRDSAGMARLFRQFSFPGGVPSHVAPETPGSIHEGGELGYSLAHAYGAAFDNPGLLVTCVIGDGEAETGPLAASWHSTTFLDPVHDGAVLPVLHLNGYKIANPTVLSRLPEPELAALLRGYGHEPIFVTGDEPLPVHRAMAAAMDAAVDRITAIQRAARNGDTSERVAWPMIVLRTPKGWTGPAEVDGLPVEGTWRAHQVPLAAVRDNPDHLRQLEEWLRSYRPEELFDTDGHPRPQVLGCVPEGQRRLGATPHANGGLLLRTLPLPALERFAVPVDKPGATLHEPTRVLGSLLQKVMADTADRRDFRIVGPDETASNRLQAVFEASGKAWQAATADTDEHLDRHGRVLEILSEHTCQGWLEGYLLTGRHGLFSCYEAFVHIVDSMVNQHIKWLRVTRRLPWRRAIASFNYLLTSHVWRQDHNGFSHQDPGFIDHVLNKSPEVVRVYLPPDTNTLLTVAEHVLHSRDYVNVVVAGKQPCFDWLDLDAARAHCARGAGMWEWAGTDDGTREPDVVLACAGDVPTQEVLAAAGLLRRHLPDLSVRVVNVVDLARLLPKEEHPHGMSDAEYDALFTTDRPVIFAYHGYPWLIHRLAYRRAGHAHLHVRGYKEIGTTTTPFDMVVSNDLDRYRLVMDVIDRVPGLAVRAAAVRQTMEDARTRHHAWICEHGTDLPEVADWCWTE; this is encoded by the coding sequence ATGTCCCCCGCGCCCGACCTCACCGACGACGAACTCCACGCGCTCGACGCCCACTGGCGCGCCGCCAACTACCTCGCCGTCGGACAGATCTACCTGATGGGCAACCCCCTGCTCACCGAACCCTTACGCCCCGAACACGTCAAACCCCGGCTGCTCGGCCACTGGGGCACCTCACCCGGCCTGAACCTCGTCCACACCCACCTCAACCGGATCATCAAGAGCCGAGACCTGGACGCACTGTGTGTCTGGGGCCCGGGCCACGGCGGTCCGGCGGTGCTGGCGAACTCCTGGCTGGAGGGCAGCTACACCGACACGTATCCGGACATCGGCCGGGACAGCGCCGGCATGGCCCGGCTGTTCCGGCAGTTCTCCTTCCCCGGCGGTGTGCCCAGCCACGTCGCGCCCGAGACGCCCGGCTCGATCCACGAGGGCGGCGAACTGGGCTACTCCCTCGCGCACGCCTACGGTGCCGCCTTCGACAACCCCGGCCTCCTCGTCACCTGCGTCATCGGCGACGGCGAGGCCGAGACCGGCCCGCTCGCGGCCTCCTGGCACTCCACCACGTTCCTCGACCCGGTGCACGACGGCGCCGTCCTGCCGGTCCTGCACCTGAACGGCTACAAGATCGCCAACCCGACCGTGCTGTCCCGGCTGCCCGAACCGGAACTCGCCGCGCTGCTACGGGGATACGGTCACGAGCCGATCTTCGTCACCGGTGACGAGCCGCTGCCCGTCCACCGTGCCATGGCGGCCGCCATGGACGCCGCCGTGGACCGCATCACCGCGATCCAGCGCGCGGCGCGCAACGGAGACACCTCCGAACGAGTGGCCTGGCCCATGATCGTGCTGCGCACCCCCAAAGGCTGGACCGGCCCCGCCGAAGTCGACGGCCTGCCCGTCGAAGGCACCTGGCGCGCCCACCAGGTCCCGCTCGCCGCCGTCCGCGACAACCCCGACCACCTGCGGCAACTGGAGGAGTGGCTGCGCTCGTACCGCCCGGAGGAACTGTTCGACACGGACGGACACCCCCGGCCGCAAGTCCTGGGATGCGTCCCCGAAGGGCAGCGCAGGCTCGGCGCCACCCCGCACGCCAACGGCGGCCTGCTCCTGCGCACCCTCCCGCTGCCGGCCCTGGAGCGCTTCGCGGTGCCCGTCGACAAGCCCGGCGCGACCCTCCACGAACCCACCCGCGTCCTGGGGAGCCTGCTGCAGAAAGTCATGGCGGACACCGCCGACCGCCGTGACTTCCGTATCGTCGGCCCCGACGAGACCGCCTCCAACCGGCTGCAAGCGGTGTTCGAAGCGAGTGGCAAGGCGTGGCAGGCGGCGACGGCCGACACCGACGAGCACCTGGACCGGCACGGCCGCGTGCTCGAGATCCTTTCCGAGCACACGTGCCAGGGCTGGCTGGAGGGCTACCTCCTCACCGGGCGCCACGGCCTGTTCTCCTGCTACGAGGCGTTCGTCCACATCGTCGACTCCATGGTCAACCAGCACATCAAATGGCTGCGGGTGACCCGCCGCCTGCCCTGGCGCCGCGCCATCGCCTCCTTCAACTACCTCCTCACCTCCCATGTCTGGCGCCAGGACCACAACGGCTTCTCCCACCAGGACCCCGGCTTCATCGACCACGTCCTCAACAAGAGCCCCGAAGTCGTCCGCGTTTACCTGCCGCCGGACACCAACACCCTGCTCACGGTGGCCGAACACGTCCTGCACAGCCGTGACTACGTCAACGTCGTGGTCGCCGGCAAACAGCCCTGCTTCGACTGGCTGGACCTGGACGCGGCCCGCGCCCACTGCGCCCGCGGAGCCGGGATGTGGGAATGGGCGGGCACCGACGACGGCACCCGCGAGCCGGACGTCGTACTGGCCTGCGCGGGCGACGTCCCCACTCAGGAAGTCCTGGCCGCCGCCGGACTGCTGCGCCGGCATCTGCCGGACCTGTCCGTACGCGTCGTCAACGTCGTCGACCTGGCGCGGCTGCTGCCGAAGGAGGAACACCCGCACGGCATGTCCGACGCGGAGTATGACGCCCTGTTCACCACCGACCGGCCGGTCATCTTCGCCTACCACGGCTACCCCTGGCTCATCCACCGCTTGGCCTATCGCCGCGCCGGGCACGCCCATCTCCACGTACGCGGCTACAAGGAGATCGGCACGACCACGACGCCCTTCGACATGGTCGTGAGCAACGATCTCGACCGCTACCGCCTGGTCATGGACGTCATCGACCGGGTCCCCGGACTGGCCGTCCGGGCCGCCGCCGTCCGGCAGACGATGGAGGACGCCCGCACCCGCCACCACGCCTGGATCTGCGAACACGGCACGGATCTGCCGGAGGTCGCCGACTGGTGCTGGACCGAATGA
- a CDS encoding SDR family NAD(P)-dependent oxidoreductase, whose amino-acid sequence MSKVIAVFGAGTGLGVSVARRFGREGFRVALVARRKDRLDALVEVLAEEGIEAVAFPADLSQPAEVPALVEAIRDRFGRIDVVEYGPISGDQGFTPAAELDAATLEGLTPLLLFTPVEVVRAVLPEWTERGEGAFLLAQGYSAAQPMPHLSGLGPVMSATRNYMYSLNAELADTGIYAGALTIASLIARSEVSAAAQAAFDSADGPHFPVADPDDLAEHYWNMYTRRDRVEQFHPESMTPQAAA is encoded by the coding sequence GTGTCCAAGGTGATCGCCGTTTTCGGTGCCGGTACCGGTCTGGGGGTGTCCGTGGCCCGCCGCTTCGGGCGTGAAGGTTTCCGGGTCGCGTTGGTGGCCCGCCGCAAGGACCGGCTGGACGCCCTCGTCGAGGTGCTCGCCGAGGAAGGCATCGAGGCCGTGGCGTTCCCCGCCGACCTTTCCCAGCCCGCCGAGGTACCCGCGCTCGTCGAGGCGATCCGTGACCGCTTCGGCCGGATCGACGTGGTCGAGTACGGGCCGATCAGCGGCGACCAGGGCTTCACCCCGGCCGCCGAGCTGGACGCGGCCACTCTGGAGGGCCTGACCCCGCTGCTGCTGTTCACCCCGGTCGAGGTGGTCCGGGCCGTGCTGCCGGAGTGGACCGAGCGTGGCGAGGGTGCCTTCCTGCTGGCTCAGGGCTACTCGGCGGCGCAGCCGATGCCCCACCTCAGCGGCCTGGGCCCGGTGATGTCCGCCACCCGCAACTACATGTACTCCCTCAACGCCGAACTGGCTGACACAGGCATCTACGCCGGAGCCCTGACCATCGCGTCCCTGATCGCCCGCAGCGAGGTGTCCGCCGCGGCCCAGGCCGCCTTCGACTCGGCCGACGGTCCGCACTTCCCGGTCGCCGACCCGGACGACCTCGCGGAGCACTACTGGAACATGTACACCAGGCGCGACCGCGTCGAGCAGTTCCACCCCGAGTCGATGACTCCACAGGCCGCTGCGTAG
- a CDS encoding TetR/AcrR family transcriptional regulator yields the protein MEARHAGAGRKDLMRADAQRNAEKLRAAAAELFQERGLKVPLKEIARRAGVSHGTLYNLFGTREALIDEVVAGLAADRLGEAAERALSFEDAGEGFAYYVEKVCELQATDPAVADVVSGRFPAAECLMAICGRAQDAATRIIERARLAGAVRPDFTAEDLLLFFGTSALLARAVADTAPDAWRRQVAFLLDGLSTGAAQGSLSVAPPTPQQTYEVMGRLAGGS from the coding sequence ATGGAGGCACGCCACGCCGGAGCCGGGAGGAAGGACCTGATGCGGGCCGACGCGCAACGGAACGCGGAGAAACTGCGGGCAGCCGCCGCCGAGCTCTTCCAGGAGCGCGGCCTCAAGGTGCCCCTGAAAGAAATCGCCCGCCGGGCCGGTGTCAGTCACGGCACGCTCTACAACCTCTTCGGCACCCGCGAGGCGCTCATCGACGAAGTCGTGGCCGGCCTTGCCGCGGACCGGCTCGGCGAAGCCGCCGAGCGCGCCCTGTCCTTCGAGGATGCCGGGGAGGGATTCGCCTACTACGTCGAGAAGGTCTGTGAACTGCAGGCCACCGATCCCGCGGTCGCCGATGTCGTCAGCGGACGCTTTCCGGCTGCCGAGTGCCTGATGGCCATCTGCGGCCGGGCGCAGGACGCCGCCACACGGATCATCGAACGAGCCCGGCTGGCCGGCGCCGTCCGCCCGGACTTCACCGCCGAGGACCTCCTGCTGTTCTTCGGCACCAGCGCTCTGCTCGCCCGCGCCGTCGCGGACACCGCGCCCGACGCCTGGCGCCGCCAAGTCGCCTTCTTGCTCGACGGACTGAGTACGGGGGCAGCGCAAGGGTCGCTTTCCGTCGCCCCGCCGACCCCGCAGCAGACGTACGAAGTGATGGGCAGGCTCGCCGGCGGGTCGTAG
- a CDS encoding glycoside hydrolase family 30 beta sandwich domain-containing protein has translation MGALPVLTATTSASASARGASGTAAAATAVVDPSARRQTIRGFGGMTHAAWAGDLTVAQRDKAFGTGEGRLGLSVLRIPVPENRADWSRDLATAKRAAELGATVFASPWNPPAHMVETFVHGSQTNARRLRHDMYGAYARHLNDFNGFLRNNGVNLYGISVQNEPDYAHDWTWWTPGELVRFLREHADSLNTRVITPESFNYTKTVSDPILNDPAALANVDIIATHLYGTPFTNFPYPLFKQKGAGKELWMTEVYHPDSTSSADLWPQALDVAEHLHHAMVGAEFQAYVWWYIRRSYGLLREDGHLSKRGACMAHFARFVRPGHVRIEATATPAPNVHVSAYQGGSSIVVIAINKTTSPVSQQFALRHSTASRVSSWLTDASRTVARQGTTGMSNGSFTVTLPARSVTTLVTA, from the coding sequence ATGGGGGCCCTGCCGGTCCTCACGGCCACGACCTCGGCATCGGCATCGGCCAGGGGCGCTTCGGGCACCGCGGCCGCCGCCACGGCGGTCGTCGACCCCTCGGCGCGGCGGCAGACGATCCGGGGCTTCGGCGGCATGACGCACGCGGCCTGGGCCGGCGACCTGACAGTCGCTCAACGGGACAAAGCATTCGGCACCGGCGAGGGCCGGCTGGGGCTGTCCGTCCTGAGGATTCCCGTACCGGAGAACCGGGCGGACTGGAGCCGTGATCTGGCGACGGCGAAACGCGCGGCCGAGCTGGGAGCGACCGTGTTCGCGTCCCCGTGGAATCCGCCCGCCCACATGGTCGAGACCTTCGTCCACGGCAGCCAGACCAACGCACGGCGCCTCCGCCACGACATGTACGGCGCATACGCCAGGCACCTGAACGACTTCAACGGATTCCTGCGCAACAACGGAGTCAACCTGTACGGCATATCCGTGCAGAACGAGCCCGACTACGCACACGACTGGACGTGGTGGACCCCCGGCGAGCTGGTCCGGTTCCTGCGGGAGCACGCCGACTCCCTCAACACCCGGGTCATCACACCCGAATCCTTCAACTACACCAAGACCGTCTCGGACCCGATCCTCAACGACCCCGCGGCGCTCGCCAACGTCGACATCATCGCCACCCACCTCTACGGCACGCCGTTCACGAACTTCCCCTACCCCCTCTTCAAACAGAAGGGGGCAGGCAAGGAACTCTGGATGACCGAGGTCTACCACCCGGACAGCACCAGTTCGGCGGACCTCTGGCCGCAGGCCCTCGACGTGGCCGAACACCTCCACCACGCCATGGTGGGCGCCGAATTCCAGGCATACGTCTGGTGGTACATCCGCCGCAGCTACGGCCTCCTGCGCGAAGACGGCCACCTCAGCAAGCGCGGCGCCTGCATGGCGCACTTCGCCAGATTCGTCCGCCCCGGACACGTACGGATCGAGGCGACGGCGACCCCGGCGCCGAATGTCCACGTCTCGGCGTACCAGGGCGGCAGCTCCATCGTCGTCATCGCCATCAACAAGACCACATCTCCGGTGAGCCAACAGTTCGCGCTGAGGCACAGCACCGCGTCCCGCGTCTCGTCCTGGCTGACCGACGCGAGCCGCACCGTCGCCCGCCAAGGCACCACCGGCATGTCGAACGGCTCCTTCACCGTCACGCTCCCCGCGCGAAGCGTGACCACCCTCGTCACAGCATGA
- a CDS encoding aldo/keto reductase, giving the protein MAAQTDIRTHKLAYGCMGLGGDWDTQPYTPRDIQHAETAIEAALAAGITAFDHADIYRYGKAEAVFGEVLARTPGLRERVVLQTKCGIRLPDGDRPGYYDLRGAGILRRVEESLTRLRTDVLDVLLLHRPDPLADPQDIAKALSSLHAQGLVRQFGVSNVSGPQIAALQAHVDVPLVVNQLEMSLARRDWVEAGVLVNTPAATGIGLAPGTLEHCTANGIRLQAWGALARGRLTSTDTPVSRLVTDLARRKDTTPETILLWWLQRHPAGITPVVGTTRPERIGACADAVRRKPELTHEEWYELWIAARDAPLP; this is encoded by the coding sequence ATGGCCGCACAAACCGACATCCGTACCCACAAGCTCGCTTACGGCTGTATGGGACTCGGCGGCGACTGGGACACCCAGCCGTACACACCCCGGGACATCCAGCACGCCGAGACCGCGATCGAGGCGGCCCTGGCCGCCGGAATCACGGCGTTCGACCACGCCGACATCTACCGGTACGGCAAGGCGGAAGCCGTCTTCGGCGAGGTCCTCGCCCGTACACCCGGGCTGCGGGAGCGCGTCGTCCTGCAGACCAAGTGCGGCATCCGGCTGCCCGACGGCGACCGGCCCGGCTACTACGACCTGCGGGGCGCCGGCATCCTGCGACGCGTCGAGGAGAGCCTGACCCGGCTGCGTACGGACGTCCTCGATGTCCTCCTCCTGCACCGCCCCGACCCCCTCGCCGACCCGCAGGACATCGCCAAGGCACTGTCCTCCCTCCACGCCCAGGGACTGGTCCGGCAATTCGGCGTTTCCAACGTGAGCGGCCCGCAGATCGCCGCCCTCCAGGCCCATGTGGACGTCCCCCTGGTCGTCAACCAACTCGAAATGAGCCTGGCCCGGCGCGACTGGGTGGAAGCGGGGGTCCTCGTCAACACACCTGCTGCCACCGGGATCGGCCTCGCCCCCGGCACGCTGGAACACTGCACGGCCAACGGCATCCGGCTCCAGGCTTGGGGTGCGCTCGCCCGGGGCCGCCTGACCTCCACTGACACGCCGGTGAGCCGTCTCGTCACCGACCTCGCCCGGCGCAAGGACACCACACCCGAAACCATTCTCCTGTGGTGGCTCCAGCGTCACCCGGCGGGGATCACCCCCGTCGTGGGCACCACCCGCCCTGAGCGCATCGGCGCCTGCGCGGACGCGGTACGCCGCAAGCCGGAACTCACTCACGAGGAGTGGTACGAGCTGTGGATCGCCGCCCGGGACGCCCCGCTTCCCTGA
- a CDS encoding GMC oxidoreductase: MPAPTARTARGTCATGPAGDPRAVVDGQGAVHGVAGLRVADASVLPTAPAANTQLPVLAAAELLAEALVT; the protein is encoded by the coding sequence CTGCCAGCGCCTACTGCCCGGACGGCGCGTGGGACCTGCGCCACGGGCCCGGCGGGCGACCCGCGGGCCGTGGTCGACGGGCAGGGCGCCGTCCACGGTGTGGCGGGCCTGCGCGTCGCCGACGCCTCCGTCCTGCCGACCGCGCCCGCCGCCAACACGCAACTGCCGGTCCTGGCCGCCGCCGAGCTGCTCGCCGAAGCCCTGGTCACCTGA